In Aequorivita sp. H23M31, a single window of DNA contains:
- a CDS encoding ATP-binding protein, producing MSEELLNLEERVTAPVNLIDIKFDLQKQYLRDDHLSILSIDKLKNEALLSQISTDEIKRKIRFLQIQKFVYEKDVKITNKLKSVFTTLHSVDSSLIFKIVSNGTECNLYVGVKSGVKVNEKAKVLKGALEGNFPGTKFSNDKEYLGNQEVLDINNKIFNNCKEVTAVVGIPSIKDKEEDQFFQGIENLILGMNGKPFSAFFIADPVSSEQVELTLDTYEQIYSVLSSEKEFVVTEGENTSISDSISYSTSKTTSTSQSTTVGTSETKTTNSSPWIGRKMMNGFFGTGSKTADSLSKGLEKGVKGAVKYGTGLGGAILGTVVAGAPGAIIGGKAALDKGKELSEGLDLKDKAEGSKAGAESQSETDGLTEGHTDTDGNVKGNTSGTSNSRQKTYTNKRASNFLDQLDKQIERLVQGKGVGFWNVGVYFVSDEEQNSIIAANIYNGITKGAESNFETAAIKTFNSINKSEKDKVVAYLQRYEVPRIVDFGFLAQAITTDELTVQMNFPHKSVVGLDVVEIIPFGNNPKKEVKNNIKIGQLYNYEQKLNNDILLDLNKFTSHVFVTGSTGSGKSNVTYNLIDKLCDEGINFLVIEPAKGEYKEEFGGRKDVSVYGTNSSETELLRINPFSFPKSIHIYEHIDRFIEILNACWPMEAAMPNILKDAIEDAYISKGWLLEESRCIAEKTQYPLFSDLLKSLENVIAQSKFSEEVKSNYEGALVSRVRSMTNGLNKLIFTDVCISDEDLFDKNVIVDLSRVASSEGKALFMGILFMRLNEYRIANKSQSNSDLKHITIIEEAHNLLKRTSSEQSSSSANLAGKSVEMISNAIAEMRTYGEGFIIADQAPGLLDMSVIRNTNTKICLRLPDFEDRKLVGSAMNLSDDQIKELAKLETGVAAIYQNDWQEAILCKFDKFESQNDGFFHIEVSDKKDKVEEVLYIILEYERTKEMTNRDADFIHEVIGLDFLLRQEWESKTNSKLKIELLKKLISITGERDVEPILKYVVHLLKKLESNHKLTNIKLWH from the coding sequence ATGAGTGAAGAATTATTAAACCTAGAAGAAAGGGTAACGGCACCTGTAAATTTAATTGATATAAAATTCGATTTACAAAAACAATATTTACGCGATGATCATTTAAGCATTTTATCCATAGATAAATTAAAGAATGAAGCTTTGTTGTCCCAGATTTCCACGGACGAGATTAAGCGTAAAATACGCTTTTTGCAAATACAAAAATTTGTTTATGAAAAAGATGTTAAGATAACCAATAAGCTAAAATCTGTATTTACTACGCTGCATTCTGTTGATAGCTCATTAATTTTTAAAATTGTTTCAAACGGTACAGAATGTAATTTATATGTCGGAGTTAAGTCCGGTGTAAAGGTCAATGAAAAAGCAAAAGTTTTAAAAGGAGCATTAGAAGGAAACTTTCCTGGAACCAAATTTTCAAATGATAAGGAATATCTGGGTAATCAAGAAGTTCTAGATATTAATAATAAAATTTTTAATAACTGTAAGGAAGTAACTGCTGTTGTTGGAATTCCTTCAATAAAGGATAAAGAAGAAGATCAATTTTTTCAAGGAATAGAAAATCTCATTTTAGGAATGAACGGAAAGCCCTTTTCAGCTTTTTTTATTGCAGACCCAGTTTCATCAGAACAAGTAGAACTGACTCTAGATACTTACGAGCAAATTTATAGTGTTTTGTCAAGTGAAAAAGAATTTGTGGTTACGGAAGGCGAAAACACTTCAATTTCAGATTCCATAAGCTATTCCACGAGCAAAACAACTTCAACTTCACAAAGTACAACTGTTGGGACAAGTGAGACAAAAACTACTAACTCTTCTCCTTGGATTGGCAGAAAAATGATGAATGGCTTTTTTGGAACAGGTTCTAAAACTGCAGATTCACTTTCAAAAGGATTAGAAAAAGGTGTTAAAGGTGCTGTTAAATATGGCACTGGTTTAGGAGGAGCAATTTTAGGAACTGTAGTGGCAGGAGCTCCAGGAGCAATAATCGGAGGTAAAGCTGCATTAGATAAAGGAAAAGAACTTAGTGAAGGTTTAGATTTAAAAGACAAAGCAGAAGGTAGTAAGGCAGGCGCAGAGAGTCAAAGTGAAACAGACGGCTTAACTGAGGGACATACCGATACAGATGGTAATGTTAAAGGTAATACGTCAGGAACTTCTAACTCTAGACAAAAAACATATACCAACAAAAGAGCATCTAACTTTTTAGATCAATTAGATAAACAAATCGAGCGCTTAGTACAAGGAAAAGGAGTTGGGTTCTGGAATGTTGGGGTCTACTTCGTATCCGATGAAGAGCAAAATAGTATTATTGCTGCTAATATTTACAATGGTATTACTAAAGGCGCTGAATCTAACTTTGAAACGGCTGCAATCAAAACCTTTAATTCTATTAATAAATCTGAAAAGGATAAAGTTGTAGCCTATTTACAGAGATATGAAGTTCCAAGAATTGTAGATTTCGGATTTTTAGCCCAAGCGATTACTACAGATGAACTTACGGTTCAAATGAATTTTCCTCATAAGTCAGTGGTAGGATTAGATGTGGTAGAAATAATACCTTTTGGAAACAACCCAAAAAAAGAGGTTAAAAATAATATTAAGATTGGTCAGTTATATAATTATGAGCAAAAGCTAAATAACGATATTTTATTAGATCTTAATAAATTCACGAGTCACGTTTTCGTTACTGGCAGTACAGGTTCTGGAAAGTCTAATGTTACTTATAATTTAATAGATAAGCTTTGCGATGAAGGCATTAACTTTCTTGTAATAGAACCAGCTAAAGGAGAATATAAAGAAGAGTTTGGCGGAAGAAAAGATGTGTCGGTATATGGCACTAATTCTTCGGAAACTGAATTATTAAGAATTAATCCGTTTTCATTTCCTAAAAGTATTCACATATATGAACACATAGATCGATTTATCGAAATTCTGAATGCGTGTTGGCCAATGGAAGCTGCAATGCCTAATATCCTTAAGGACGCTATTGAAGATGCTTATATATCAAAAGGCTGGTTACTCGAGGAATCTAGATGTATTGCAGAAAAAACACAATATCCTTTATTTTCAGATTTATTAAAGTCGTTGGAAAACGTAATTGCTCAAAGTAAGTTTTCTGAAGAAGTTAAAAGTAATTATGAAGGTGCATTAGTTTCTCGTGTTCGAAGTATGACCAATGGTTTGAATAAATTAATTTTTACTGATGTTTGTATTTCGGATGAAGATTTATTTGACAAAAATGTGATTGTAGATTTATCTCGTGTAGCTTCTTCAGAAGGAAAGGCTCTATTTATGGGAATTTTATTTATGAGACTAAATGAATATCGAATTGCAAATAAGTCTCAAAGTAATAGTGACCTAAAACACATAACTATAATTGAGGAAGCTCATAATTTATTAAAAAGAACATCTTCAGAACAATCATCATCTAGTGCAAATTTAGCAGGTAAATCTGTAGAAATGATATCTAATGCTATTGCCGAGATGCGCACTTATGGTGAAGGTTTTATAATTGCAGACCAAGCACCAGGACTCTTAGATATGTCGGTTATTCGAAATACCAACACTAAAATTTGCTTGCGATTACCTGACTTTGAAGATAGAAAGTTAGTAGGTAGTGCTATGAATCTTTCCGATGACCAAATCAAAGAATTAGCAAAACTGGAAACTGGAGTTGCGGCGATATATCAAAACGATTGGCAGGAAGCAATTCTATGTAAGTTTGACAAGTTTGAATCACAAAATGATGGGTTTTTCCACATTGAGGTTTCGGATAAAAAGGACAAGGTGGAAGAGGTTCTTTATATTATATTAGAATATGAAAGAACCAAAGAAATGACTAATCGTGATGCAGATTTTATTCACGAAGTTATTGGTTTGGATTTTTTGTTAAGACAAGAATGGGAATCCAAGACTAATAGTAAATTGAAAATTGAATTATTGAAAAAATTAATAAGTATCACAGGGGAAAGAGATGTTGAACCTATTTTAAAATATGTGGTTCATTTGTTGAAAAAACTTGAAAGTAATCATAAACTAACAAATATTAAATTATGGCATTAG
- a CDS encoding dynamin family protein, which produces MKIIINYDTVSFVSQIECTDKVIENNLKQSIEENKDKRITDWFEGFIKGVKDATNNDKFSIEIYGCDSYEKDFIESILEIEKNFINKRKINFIDDRRVMERHNAVDAFIDYTLKSNEPIITNAIKPNQDRVKSLRSNKVEVPVIATMSSGKSTLLNAILGKNILFEDTGTATGTICTIKIKDSDKFTARAIKGNKILDETSDEIKPFFEKWNTYANKEKDPELELCLEGPIKDLNSSGMELNFIDTPGPNSAQFENHKLKTQGYLKDNQDLPIVLYVLDPEKMDSNDDNFTLKAISNQFKEQKQNLDRIVFIYNKVDCEKLGNKSFSEILEKVYKFLGKFGIKNPCVFPISSSYAKLAQLNGTLNHDEVGELTGYRHKFTPVPEKNYKGYQLIDYAPLTIKQKAHLKERITKSELDADLVYSGLAALKLYIEDYIANHHQKIQYRDLMSIANNVFDEIKSKIDLEKKNLEEKTVDEQKKIEERKKKEEEELSIRKDQALQEIASVKVNKKFIQDATRKTDQAFDKLKAKSTKTNLSPFEAKRLVEWVNNTISELEVSVKTDIVAKINDEGQNYLQNLKKKVGNKFNLKNQSFEQKSFNAQLLNKINILDIKQINGYKETETENKQRTVEEKVKSEKWYKRLFGIEDTIVYIEVYSIETTVINVSKFYNDKIEPKIKEFEALIKNCENASEKIFQEYNIAFQTLVKKSFEESKNSVYKTSDDELTRNEKEIQNELQKLIEISNTILKFKIQ; this is translated from the coding sequence TTAAAGGAGTTAAAGATGCAACCAATAATGACAAGTTCTCGATTGAAATATATGGTTGTGATTCATATGAAAAGGACTTTATTGAATCTATTTTAGAAATAGAAAAAAACTTTATTAATAAAAGAAAAATAAACTTTATTGATGATAGAAGAGTTATGGAAAGACATAATGCCGTTGACGCTTTTATAGATTATACTTTAAAATCGAACGAGCCAATTATAACAAACGCTATAAAACCTAACCAGGATAGAGTTAAAAGTTTAAGAAGTAATAAGGTTGAAGTTCCTGTCATTGCCACAATGAGCTCTGGGAAATCAACTTTGTTAAATGCGATTTTAGGGAAAAACATATTATTTGAAGATACCGGGACAGCTACTGGAACCATTTGTACCATTAAAATAAAGGATTCTGATAAATTCACTGCTAGGGCAATTAAAGGTAATAAGATACTTGATGAAACAAGTGATGAAATAAAACCCTTTTTTGAAAAATGGAATACATATGCTAACAAAGAGAAAGATCCAGAGTTAGAGTTATGCTTGGAGGGCCCTATTAAAGATTTAAATTCATCTGGAATGGAATTGAACTTTATTGACACACCAGGACCAAATAGTGCTCAATTTGAAAATCATAAATTGAAAACACAGGGGTATTTAAAGGATAACCAAGACCTGCCGATTGTACTATATGTTTTAGACCCTGAAAAGATGGACTCTAATGATGATAATTTTACATTGAAGGCAATAAGTAATCAGTTTAAAGAACAAAAACAAAATCTTGATAGAATCGTATTTATATACAATAAGGTAGATTGTGAAAAACTAGGCAATAAGTCATTTAGCGAGATTTTAGAGAAAGTTTATAAGTTCTTGGGGAAATTTGGAATTAAGAATCCTTGTGTTTTTCCTATAAGTTCAAGTTACGCTAAACTAGCACAATTAAATGGGACCCTAAATCATGATGAGGTAGGTGAATTAACTGGTTATAGACATAAGTTTACTCCAGTTCCTGAAAAAAACTATAAAGGCTATCAACTTATTGACTATGCGCCTCTAACTATAAAACAAAAAGCACACTTAAAAGAAAGAATTACAAAAAGTGAATTAGATGCAGATTTAGTATATTCTGGACTAGCGGCTTTAAAGTTATATATCGAAGATTATATTGCAAATCATCATCAAAAAATTCAATATAGAGATTTGATGAGCATTGCAAATAATGTATTCGATGAAATTAAATCTAAAATTGACTTAGAAAAGAAAAATCTAGAAGAGAAAACAGTTGACGAGCAAAAAAAAATCGAAGAGAGAAAGAAAAAGGAAGAAGAGGAATTAAGTATTAGAAAAGATCAAGCTTTGCAAGAAATAGCTAGTGTTAAAGTTAATAAAAAATTCATTCAAGATGCAACTAGGAAGACAGATCAGGCATTTGATAAGCTGAAAGCTAAATCCACAAAAACTAATCTTAGTCCCTTTGAGGCAAAACGATTAGTAGAATGGGTCAATAACACAATTTCTGAATTAGAAGTAAGTGTAAAAACGGATATAGTGGCAAAAATAAATGATGAAGGTCAAAATTATCTGCAAAATTTAAAAAAGAAGGTTGGTAATAAGTTTAATCTAAAAAACCAAAGTTTTGAACAAAAATCTTTTAATGCTCAATTACTTAATAAAATTAACATTTTAGACATCAAACAGATAAATGGGTATAAAGAAACAGAAACAGAAAACAAACAACGAACGGTAGAAGAAAAAGTTAAAAGTGAAAAATGGTATAAAAGGTTATTTGGGATAGAAGATACCATTGTATATATAGAAGTTTATTCAATAGAAACAACAGTAATTAATGTTTCAAAATTTTACAATGATAAAATTGAACCTAAAATTAAGGAATTTGAAGCTTTAATAAAGAATTGTGAAAATGCTTCTGAAAAGATATTTCAGGAATATAACATTGCCTTTCAGACTCTTGTTAAGAAATCCTTTGAAGAATCCAAAAATAGTGTTTATAAAACTTCCGATGATGAACTAACTAGGAATGAGAAAGAAATACAAAATGAGTTGCAAAAATTAATTGAGATTTCAAATACCATCTTGAAATTTAAAATACAATAG
- a CDS encoding helix-turn-helix transcriptional regulator has protein sequence MSKDIRRYLVFLELLEAADRLVTSEEIEAGLKREGLSFSTSSLNRDYQFLVSIGFKIHNTKTKGYKLDIDDTEEFSLLTNIFKRIALSNLLNKSITLEKDTHKYLSLDETSLVKNFQYFDKILEAIKNRNEISFQHTSFYHTDRSEPRTHKIKPHLLKEYQNRWYVVGETDNGFRVFGLDRIMGLQVLDNKPFINKTEEANEKLLHTVGLNFSDYEPTRMILRFHLSQKPYLESLKLHRSQEELKDGLEDFYTIKLFVSYNFELKQQLLKYGSLLEVLEPNWVREDIRKELQNAIAKY, from the coding sequence ATGAGCAAAGACATTAGACGATATTTGGTTTTTTTAGAGCTTTTAGAAGCGGCGGACCGCTTGGTGACTTCCGAAGAAATTGAAGCAGGATTAAAAAGAGAAGGTTTAAGTTTTTCGACATCGTCCTTAAATAGAGATTACCAGTTTTTGGTCAGTATTGGTTTTAAAATTCACAACACAAAAACCAAGGGCTATAAACTGGACATTGATGACACGGAGGAATTTTCGTTGTTGACCAATATCTTTAAGCGTATTGCTCTTTCAAATTTGCTCAACAAAAGCATCACTTTGGAAAAGGATACTCATAAATATCTGTCTCTGGATGAAACCAGCTTGGTGAAGAACTTTCAATATTTTGATAAAATCTTAGAAGCAATAAAGAATAGAAATGAAATCAGTTTTCAGCATACCAGTTTTTACCATACAGATAGAAGCGAGCCAAGAACCCATAAAATAAAACCACATCTGCTTAAGGAATATCAAAACAGATGGTATGTAGTAGGGGAGACAGACAATGGATTTCGTGTATTCGGTCTCGATAGAATTATGGGGTTACAAGTTTTGGACAACAAACCTTTTATAAACAAAACCGAAGAAGCTAACGAGAAGCTATTACATACGGTTGGTTTAAATTTCAGTGACTACGAACCAACCCGAATGATTTTACGTTTCCACTTGAGTCAAAAACCATATTTAGAATCTTTAAAACTCCACAGATCGCAAGAAGAGTTGAAAGATGGATTGGAAGATTTTTATACTATTAAATTATTCGTTAGTTATAATTTCGAGCTCAAGCAGCAACTTTTAAAATACGGAAGTTTACTTGAGGTTTTGGAACCTAATTGGGTAAGGGAAGATATCAGGAAAGAATTGCAAAACGCAATTGCGAAGTATTGA
- a CDS encoding DUF6943 family protein: protein MKAFKIKTHQPGKTYQSPHFFIISKGKNAGEPSIRPLTNSFVVFANSAEEAQQLFWICNILYCGNHFKTCLFGPLILFIHIGEVRSVRNKMIRNYEGHHWNGRFTALEKLERLTEPLKHQHQCLNEYKIALMQSYNLCRE from the coding sequence ATGAAAGCATTCAAAATCAAAACACATCAACCTGGAAAAACCTACCAGTCCCCTCATTTCTTTATCATTAGCAAAGGAAAAAATGCCGGCGAACCCAGCATTCGCCCCCTTACAAATTCATTTGTAGTCTTCGCAAATTCAGCAGAGGAAGCGCAGCAGTTATTTTGGATTTGCAACATCCTCTATTGCGGAAACCACTTTAAAACCTGCCTCTTTGGCCCCCTAATCCTTTTTATCCACATTGGAGAAGTCCGATCAGTACGCAATAAAATGATTCGGAACTACGAGGGCCACCACTGGAACGGCCGATTTACAGCTCTTGAGAAACTCGAGCGTTTGACGGAACCCCTCAAACATCAACATCAATGCTTAAACGAATATAAGATTGCCCTGATGCAGTCCTACAACCTTTGCCGTGAATAG
- a CDS encoding DUF5675 family protein, translated as MELVLERSYHQEGTHGSLFLNSRFLCFTIELPWLGNQRFQSCIPEGTYELEARYSKKFGNHLLVRNVPNRNLILVHPANYAKDELLGCIGPVSELTSIGVGSNSKRAMQKVLSLCHQVFERKEIVLLTIKSTGYEFN; from the coding sequence ATGGAATTGGTTCTAGAGCGAAGTTATCATCAAGAGGGAACCCACGGTTCCCTCTTTTTGAATTCCAGGTTTCTGTGCTTCACAATCGAGCTCCCCTGGTTGGGAAATCAACGTTTCCAATCTTGTATTCCAGAAGGGACTTATGAATTGGAAGCAAGGTACTCAAAGAAGTTTGGAAATCATCTGTTGGTTAGGAATGTTCCAAATCGGAATTTGATTTTGGTGCATCCTGCAAATTATGCCAAGGATGAGCTTTTGGGGTGTATCGGCCCAGTATCGGAATTGACATCCATAGGAGTTGGGAGTAATTCCAAAAGGGCCATGCAGAAGGTTCTTTCATTGTGTCATCAAGTGTTTGAACGAAAAGAAATTGTTTTATTAACTATTAAAAGTACGGGTTATGAATTTAATTGA